A single region of the Planctomycetota bacterium genome encodes:
- a CDS encoding class I SAM-dependent methyltransferase, with product MMAQRFKPDITDTSNGVNDYQQVKKSYQSADLANRYDKKRFKESARKQLLNRQLMTALTGVLNYAGTNGCRIDSVLDMPCGTGRAFSTLLNKGIRFIGADISLEMMLQSRSIPDAKDAPLVQCDGARMPFKNGSFDAIASLRFLTTFIPQEARAPIFREMSRVSRGWVIIECRHENILSIVGEWIFQNILRRPPRFNYFSRDAIKQELEQAGIKLEKVYCPYGLSSNKWLLLGRVMPGCCNKT from the coding sequence ATGATGGCACAAAGATTTAAACCTGATATTACGGACACTTCTAACGGGGTAAACGATTACCAGCAGGTAAAAAAGAGTTATCAATCAGCTGATTTGGCCAACCGCTACGATAAAAAGCGGTTCAAGGAATCGGCCCGCAAGCAATTGCTCAACCGCCAGCTGATGACCGCCCTGACCGGCGTGTTAAATTACGCCGGAACAAACGGCTGCCGGATTGATTCGGTGCTGGACATGCCCTGCGGGACCGGCCGGGCGTTTTCCACGCTGCTGAATAAGGGCATCAGGTTTATCGGGGCGGATATCTCCCTGGAAATGATGCTCCAATCGCGGTCTATCCCGGACGCCAAGGATGCGCCGCTGGTCCAGTGCGACGGAGCCCGGATGCCGTTCAAGAACGGTAGTTTCGACGCCATCGCTTCCCTGCGTTTCCTAACCACGTTTATTCCGCAGGAGGCGCGGGCGCCGATTTTCCGGGAGATGAGCCGGGTCAGCCGGGGCTGGGTCATAATCGAGTGCCGGCACGAAAATATCCTGAGCATTGTGGGCGAATGGATATTCCAAAACATCCTGCGCCGGCCGCCCAGGTTCAATTATTTCTCGCGGGACGCCATCAAACAGGAGCTGGAACAAGCCGGGATAAAACTAGAAAAGGTTTACTGCCCTTACGGCTTGTCCTCAAACAAATGGCTGCTGCTCGGGCGGGTGATGCCCGGCTGCTGTAATAAAACATGA
- the rlmN gene encoding 23S rRNA (adenine(2503)-C(2))-methyltransferase RlmN, whose protein sequence is MRSIKQLSLKELKAWLKDNQEPAYRAEQIFHWLYSDGVRGFDGMTNLSAPLREKLAGQFDISPLKLSNKLVSFIDNTEKYLLELPDGRTIESVVMPYPRRCTICISTQVGCRFHCVFCASGKKGLIRNLAVDEILEQVVLGKQEDHQITHIVFMGMGEPLDNLDNVIKAIGVFNDPNAFNIGARRMTISTCGIPSGIRKLMSLHLQVELSVSLHAANDALRSRLMPINKQYPLKSLIRELKEYIKQTNRQVTFEYIMIDKLNSSDKDALELARLLKGMECKVNLIPFNTTSAARDFKPPIASEIKRFQKTLATEGVKNTLRDSRGADIQGACGQLSLSTR, encoded by the coding sequence ATGCGTTCTATCAAACAACTGTCATTAAAGGAACTCAAGGCCTGGCTTAAGGATAACCAGGAGCCGGCCTATCGGGCCGAACAGATATTCCACTGGCTTTATTCGGATGGTGTGCGCGGTTTTGACGGAATGACCAACCTGTCCGCGCCCTTGCGGGAAAAACTGGCCGGGCAGTTTGACATCTCGCCGCTTAAATTGAGCAACAAACTGGTGTCATTTATCGATAACACCGAGAAATACCTGCTGGAACTGCCGGACGGCCGGACCATCGAGAGCGTGGTCATGCCATACCCAAGGCGCTGCACCATCTGCATCTCTACCCAGGTGGGTTGCCGGTTCCACTGCGTCTTCTGCGCCAGCGGAAAAAAGGGACTGATTCGCAATCTGGCCGTAGACGAGATACTGGAGCAGGTTGTTCTGGGCAAGCAGGAAGACCACCAGATTACCCACATCGTGTTCATGGGCATGGGCGAGCCGCTGGATAACCTGGATAATGTCATCAAGGCCATCGGGGTGTTTAATGACCCGAACGCCTTTAATATCGGGGCCCGCCGGATGACCATCTCGACCTGCGGAATTCCGTCCGGAATCCGGAAACTGATGAGCCTGCACCTGCAGGTGGAATTGTCGGTCTCGTTACACGCGGCCAACGATGCGCTGCGCTCCCGGCTGATGCCGATAAACAAGCAATACCCGCTGAAATCACTGATAAGGGAATTGAAGGAATATATCAAGCAGACCAACCGCCAGGTGACCTTTGAATATATCATGATCGACAAACTTAACTCATCCGATAAGGATGCGCTGGAGCTGGCCCGGCTGCTCAAGGGGATGGAATGCAAGGTTAACCTGATTCCGTTTAACACCACCAGCGCGGCCCGGGATTTTAAGCCGCCCATCGCATCGGAAATAAAGCGGTTTCAGAAGACCTTAGCGACCGAGGGCGTAAAGAATACCCTGCGCGATTCCCGGGGCGCGGATATCCAGGGCGCCTGCGGGCAATTGAGCTTGTCAACCAGATGA
- the acpP gene encoding acyl carrier protein: MPTKQEIQDKVTEIICKQLGVAKEKVSIGTSFVNDLGADSLDQVELIMEMEESFGLSIPDEEAEKIQTVGDAVKYIEGALATKV, translated from the coding sequence ATGCCAACAAAGCAGGAAATACAAGACAAGGTAACGGAGATTATCTGCAAGCAGTTGGGCGTGGCCAAGGAAAAGGTTTCGATCGGAACGTCATTCGTCAACGATTTAGGCGCCGATTCCCTGGACCAGGTGGAACTGATTATGGAAATGGAAGAATCGTTCGGCCTGTCCATCCCGGATGAAGAGGCGGAGAAAATCCAGACCGTGGGCGACGCGGTAAAATACATCGAAGGCGCCCTGGCTACCAAGGTATAA
- a CDS encoding glycosyltransferase family 4 protein, whose amino-acid sequence MIKKDAPITVVHIITRLILGGAQENTILTVEGLQTRPEYKVVLISGPALGPEGELIKRVKDSGVELIIVPELRRNINPFLEIIAFIKLLILMRRLKPDIVHTHSAKAGILGRWAAFLSGVKIIVHTLHGLSFYPYQNKLVNFLYILAEKTASWVTSKFISVADAMTAQSLKAGIGTPEKYTTIYSALELDKFKVTESQETVRRRLGLESRHKVVGTIARLFPLKGHEYVLQIAVRIIRAVPEVKFLFVGDGSLSGRIKREINGRGLEDWFVFTGLVPPDRIPSMIQAIDILVHPSLREGLARTIPQSFSLGKPVVSFDVDGARELVISSQTGFLIPAPVSAKQTKESLDQMAQAIIFLLKNPDQARQMGANGQKLIFPNFDARHMVGKIIEQYVDPAHK is encoded by the coding sequence ATGATAAAAAAAGATGCTCCGATAACCGTGGTCCACATCATCACCCGGCTGATTCTGGGCGGCGCGCAGGAAAACACCATCCTGACCGTGGAGGGTCTGCAGACCCGCCCGGAATACAAGGTGGTCCTGATTTCCGGCCCGGCCCTGGGCCCGGAGGGCGAGCTTATCAAGCGGGTCAAGGACAGCGGCGTGGAACTGATTATCGTCCCGGAGCTGCGCCGGAATATCAATCCCTTCCTGGAAATCATCGCCTTTATCAAACTGCTTATCCTGATGCGCCGCCTGAAGCCCGATATCGTCCATACCCACAGCGCCAAGGCCGGCATCCTGGGCCGCTGGGCCGCATTCCTGTCCGGCGTCAAGATTATCGTCCATACCCTGCACGGGCTGTCGTTTTATCCCTACCAGAATAAGCTGGTTAATTTCCTCTACATCCTGGCGGAAAAGACCGCTTCTTGGGTGACCAGCAAATTCATCAGCGTGGCTGACGCCATGACCGCCCAGTCGCTCAAGGCCGGTATCGGCACGCCCGAAAAATACACCACCATCTACAGCGCCCTGGAACTGGATAAATTCAAGGTGACGGAGTCCCAGGAAACAGTTCGGCGCCGGCTGGGATTGGAAAGCCGCCATAAGGTGGTCGGCACGATTGCCCGGCTGTTCCCGCTCAAGGGCCACGAATATGTCCTGCAAATCGCCGTCCGGATTATCCGCGCCGTGCCCGAGGTGAAATTCCTGTTCGTGGGCGACGGGTCGTTAAGCGGCCGGATAAAAAGGGAGATCAATGGCCGGGGACTGGAGGATTGGTTTGTCTTCACCGGGCTGGTCCCGCCGGACCGGATTCCCTCCATGATTCAGGCCATTGACATTCTGGTCCATCCGTCATTAAGGGAAGGCCTGGCCCGGACCATTCCGCAGTCGTTTTCACTGGGCAAGCCGGTGGTGTCATTCGACGTGGACGGCGCCCGGGAACTGGTTATCAGCTCCCAAACCGGATTCCTGATACCGGCCCCGGTCTCGGCCAAGCAGACCAAGGAATCCCTGGACCAGATGGCCCAGGCCATTATCTTCCTGCTGAAAAACCCGGACCAGGCCCGGCAGATGGGAGCGAACGGCCAAAAACTCATCTTCCCCAATTTCGACGCCCGGCATATGGTGGGAAAAATTATTGAGCAATATGTTGACCCCGCACATAAATAG
- the fabF gene encoding beta-ketoacyl-ACP synthase II: MQTCIERSESKQRVVITGLGGVTSLGHTAEETWQALLAGKSGAAKITAFDTTGFDVNFACEVKNFNTDNYFPVPQAKRLDRFAQFGLVAAIQAVKDAGVDFTRENPHRVGCIIGSGVGGFVEFGEQQTRLIQKGPSRVSPFTIPKVMMNSASGQVAIHYGLKGPNFSVASACASSNHAIGVAFKIIQMGLADMIITGGSEAAITGLGMAGFASLKALSTRNDVPEKASRPFDKNRDGFVMGEGSGVFIFETLEHAQARGARIHAEMLGFGMNDDGYHITAPDPEGDGAMMTMKLALDDAGLKPEQVSYINAHGTSTAYNDLTETKAIKKLFGAHARKLAISSTKSMLGHLLGGSGAVELLAVVLSIRDNIVHPTINYETPDPDCDLDYVPNQSRKMEVNAALSNSFGFGGHNATLCVGKYKK, translated from the coding sequence ATGCAAACTTGTATTGAGCGGAGCGAATCTAAGCAAAGGGTTGTTATCACCGGCCTGGGCGGGGTGACTTCGCTGGGCCATACGGCCGAGGAGACCTGGCAGGCGCTGCTGGCCGGCAAAAGCGGCGCGGCCAAGATTACGGCCTTTGACACCACCGGCTTTGACGTCAACTTCGCCTGCGAGGTCAAGAATTTCAATACGGACAATTATTTCCCGGTGCCCCAGGCCAAGCGCCTGGACCGGTTCGCCCAGTTCGGACTGGTGGCGGCCATCCAGGCCGTCAAGGACGCGGGCGTCGATTTTACCAGGGAAAACCCGCACCGGGTCGGCTGCATCATCGGCTCCGGGGTGGGTGGATTTGTCGAGTTCGGGGAACAGCAGACCAGGCTAATCCAAAAGGGGCCGTCCCGGGTCTCGCCCTTTACCATCCCTAAGGTCATGATGAATTCCGCGTCCGGCCAGGTGGCCATCCACTACGGTCTCAAGGGCCCGAATTTCTCCGTGGCCAGCGCCTGCGCCTCGTCCAACCACGCCATCGGCGTGGCCTTCAAGATTATCCAGATGGGACTGGCTGACATGATTATCACCGGCGGCTCTGAGGCGGCCATTACCGGCCTGGGCATGGCCGGATTCGCATCATTAAAAGCGCTCTCCACCCGCAACGACGTCCCGGAAAAAGCATCCCGGCCCTTTGACAAGAACCGGGACGGATTCGTCATGGGTGAAGGGTCCGGAGTATTCATATTCGAAACCCTGGAGCACGCCCAAGCCCGCGGCGCCAGAATCCACGCCGAGATGCTCGGCTTCGGCATGAACGACGACGGCTATCACATCACCGCCCCTGACCCCGAGGGCGACGGCGCCATGATGACCATGAAACTGGCTTTGGACGATGCCGGGCTCAAACCCGAACAGGTTTCATATATCAACGCCCACGGCACCTCGACCGCTTACAACGACCTGACTGAGACCAAGGCGATAAAGAAGTTATTCGGCGCGCACGCCCGGAAACTGGCCATCAGCTCCACCAAATCAATGTTAGGCCATTTATTGGGTGGCTCCGGCGCGGTGGAACTCCTGGCCGTGGTCCTGAGCATCCGGGACAACATCGTCCATCCGACCATCAATTACGAGACCCCGGACCCGGACTGTGACCTGGACTACGTGCCCAACCAGTCGCGCAAGATGGAGGTCAACGCGGCCCTGTCCAACTCCTTCGGCTTCGGCGGGCATAATGCCACCCTGTGCGTCGGAAAATACAAGAAATAA
- a CDS encoding acetyl-CoA carboxylase biotin carboxyl carrier protein subunit has product MADVRPPIGGKIVKINVAVGAQVAENQSLLVFEAMKMEMDMPAPAAGTVKEVKVKEGQVVDTETVLMVIE; this is encoded by the coding sequence ATGGCAGATGTCAGACCCCCGATCGGCGGTAAGATCGTGAAAATCAACGTGGCCGTCGGCGCCCAGGTGGCCGAAAACCAGTCCCTCCTCGTCTTTGAAGCCATGAAGATGGAAATGGATATGCCCGCGCCCGCCGCTGGCACGGTCAAGGAAGTAAAGGTAAAAGAAGGCCAGGTCGTAGATACCGAAACCGTCCTGATGGTCATTGAATAA
- the ruvX gene encoding Holliday junction resolvase RuvX, with amino-acid sequence MSGVKILGIDYGKKRIGLAISVPGTSFAVGYKILEVDPAEPPVSVIENIREIVGKEHISALVIGLPKQFDNTLGIAGKEVMRFADEVKKNIAVPVVMWDERLTSKQAEVLLRDVNMSHKDKREQVNVTAAQVMLQSYLDAQASRVPADAPEGTAPKAFGEPEPNEKEHESPH; translated from the coding sequence ATGAGCGGGGTAAAGATATTAGGCATCGATTACGGCAAGAAGCGCATCGGACTGGCTATCAGCGTGCCGGGCACCAGTTTCGCCGTGGGCTATAAGATTCTGGAGGTTGATCCGGCCGAACCGCCGGTTTCGGTGATAGAAAATATCCGGGAGATTGTCGGCAAGGAGCACATCTCAGCGCTGGTCATCGGGCTGCCCAAGCAATTTGACAATACGCTGGGCATCGCCGGCAAAGAGGTGATGCGCTTTGCCGATGAGGTTAAGAAAAATATTGCCGTTCCGGTGGTCATGTGGGATGAAAGACTGACCTCCAAGCAGGCCGAGGTGTTATTGCGGGATGTCAACATGTCGCATAAGGACAAGCGCGAGCAGGTTAATGTCACGGCGGCCCAGGTGATGCTTCAAAGCTACCTGGACGCCCAAGCCAGCCGGGTCCCGGCCGACGCACCCGAAGGGACCGCCCCGAAAGCATTCGGGGAACCCGAACCGAATGAAAAGGAACATGAGTCACCCCATTAG